In one window of Maribacter sp. BPC-D8 DNA:
- a CDS encoding GIY-YIG nuclease family protein, translated as MINHYVYIIYSSSHDVYYKGYSTDYIMRLEQHNQGKTTYTKNKGPWKLVYAEKLDSKKEALIKEKY; from the coding sequence ATGATTAATCACTACGTATACATTATTTATTCTTCTTCACATGACGTCTATTACAAAGGGTATTCTACAGATTATATAATGCGACTGGAACAACATAATCAAGGCAAAACAACATACACCAAAAACAAAGGACCATGGAAACTGGTATATGCAGAAAAATTAGATTCAAAAAAAGAAGCTCTTATAAAAGAGAAATATTGA
- a CDS encoding GIY-YIG nuclease family protein, which produces MTYHYVYIIYSTSHDVYYKGYSTDYILRLEQHNQGKTTYTKNKGPWKLVYAEKLASKKEALIKEKMLKRQHRQYLLWLFNQNSNLIK; this is translated from the coding sequence ATGACTTATCACTACGTATACATTATTTATTCTACTTCGCACGATGTCTATTACAAAGGGTATTCTACAGATTATATACTGAGATTGGAACAACATAATCAAGGCAAAACAACATACACTAAAAACAAAGGACCATGGAAATTGGTATATGCAGAAAAACTAGCCTCTAAAAAAGAAGCTCTAATAAAAGAGAAAATGTTGAAAAGACAACATCGACAGTATCTACTTTGGCTTTTCAATCAAAACTCGAACCTTATAAAATAA
- a CDS encoding GIY-YIG nuclease family protein, producing MTYHYVYIIYSSSHDVYYKGYSTDYILRLEQHNQGKTTYTKNKGPWKLVYAEKLDSKKEALIKEKMLKRQHRQYLLWLFSEKANYIK from the coding sequence ATGACTTATCACTACGTATACATTATTTATTCTTCTTCACACGATGTCTATTACAAAGGATATTCTACAGATTATATACTAAGATTAGAACAACATAATCAAGGCAAAACAACATACACCAAAAACAAAGGACCATGGAAACTGGTCTATGCAGAAAAATTAGATTCAAAAAAAGAAGCGCTCATAAAAGAGAAAATGCTAAAAAGGCAACATCGGCAGTATTTACTTTGGCTTTTTAGTGAAAAAGCGAATTATATAAAATAG
- a CDS encoding DUF58 domain-containing protein, producing MNLQSELNKSSLFSNLELLANQVVEGFISGIHRSPFHGFSAEFAEHKIYNNGESTKHIDWKLFAKTDKLYTKRYEEETNLRCHMILDNSASMYYPQVDNLSIDSLNKIGFSVLAIAALMNVLKRQRDAVGLSIYSDSYNYYAPEKGSERHFQMLLAQLSAVGMAKNPPKETNTYTYLHQIAENIKRRSLIFLFTDMFQTEKNDDELFEALRHLKYNKHDVVLFHPMDKQRELFFNFENTPKRFVDVETGEHLDLYADNIKEAYNERITAYLSDIKMKCAQYKIKYVDIDIHRDFSTVLNTFLVERNKFL from the coding sequence GTGAATCTACAATCAGAATTAAATAAATCATCTTTATTCTCTAACCTAGAGCTTCTCGCTAACCAAGTGGTAGAAGGTTTTATTAGCGGAATACACAGGAGTCCGTTTCATGGGTTCTCTGCGGAGTTTGCCGAACACAAAATCTACAACAATGGCGAAAGCACCAAACATATAGACTGGAAGCTTTTTGCAAAGACGGATAAGCTCTATACGAAACGATATGAAGAAGAGACGAATTTAAGGTGTCACATGATCTTAGATAATTCTGCATCTATGTATTATCCGCAGGTAGATAATTTAAGCATCGATTCTTTAAACAAAATAGGATTTAGCGTCTTAGCAATTGCTGCGTTAATGAACGTGCTTAAAAGGCAGCGTGATGCCGTTGGGTTGAGTATTTATTCTGATAGTTATAATTATTACGCACCAGAAAAAGGAAGCGAGCGTCATTTTCAAATGTTATTAGCTCAATTAAGCGCGGTTGGTATGGCTAAAAATCCGCCAAAAGAGACAAATACTTATACCTATTTACATCAAATCGCAGAAAATATTAAGCGCAGAAGTCTCATTTTTCTATTTACAGATATGTTTCAAACCGAAAAAAATGATGATGAATTGTTCGAAGCGCTCCGTCATTTGAAATATAATAAGCATGATGTCGTACTTTTTCACCCGATGGATAAACAGCGTGAATTATTCTTCAATTTTGAAAATACACCGAAGAGATTTGTCGATGTAGAAACCGGCGAACATTTAGACTTATATGCAGACAATATTAAAGAAGCTTATAATGAACGTATTACCGCTTATTTATCTGACATAAAAATGAAATGCGCCCAGTATAAAATTAAATATGTGGACATCGATATACACCGAGATTTCTCAACGGTGCTCAATACTTTTCTCGTAGAAAGAAATAAATTTCTCTAG
- the dnaE gene encoding DNA polymerase III subunit alpha, giving the protein MYLIFDTETTGLPKKWNAPITDTDNWPRCIQIAWQLHDEMGKCIEHEDYLVRPDGFNIPYDAEQIHGISTELAEQKGISLSEVLEKFNIAMSKTKFVVGQNVGFDLNIMGAEFHRLGVENPLQELPILDTCTEHTAKLCQIPGGRGGKFKLPTLTELHQYLFGEPFGEAHNATADVEATTRCFLELIRKQQYTKEQLDVQPDYFKNFSEANPKEIELIGLKHINLKKASKKIADALWAKDTGGVSQEEIEENLATLENANFSHLHNHTQFSILQSTISVPALVAAAAKAKMPAVAMTDHANMMGAFHFVNGVLNHNKGVVSRNEANQKLFEATQNGTLEEGQEPLTELPEPEQEITPIIGCEFQVCEDHTNKSQKDNGYQIVMLAKTKQGYLNLAKMSSIAFVSGKYYVPRIDKKVIEQYKEDVMVLTGNLYGEVPSKVLNVGENQAEEALIWWKETFGDDLYIEIMRHGQEDEDRVNQVLIQFAKKHNVKLVATNNTYYAEKENAHAHDILLCVKDGEKQATPIGRGRGYRYGLPNQEYYFKSSDEMKELFKDIPEAIINIQEIVDKVDTFTLARDVLLPAFDIPEEFQFKEDKLDNGKRGENKFLRHITYEGAKKRYGEITPSIDERLDFELKVIEKTGYPGYFLIVEDFIRAARAMDVSVGPGRGSAAGSAVAYCLWITNLDPIKYDLLFERFLNPDRVSMPDIDIDFDDEGRGRVMDYVINKYGSNQVAQIITYGTMAAKSAIRDTARALDLPLQDSDRMAKLIPDMSKLKKIIGVDEKILKSKFRSEDLEKINELLAISEGDGLEAETLNQAYILEGSVRNTGIHACGVIITPDDITKFVPVALAKDSEMYCTQFDNSVVEDAGLLKMDFLGLKTLTLIKDTVKIVKAKHGVELDPENFPLDDIKTYELFQRGETVGVFQYESPGMQKHMRALKPTVFADLIAMNALYRPGPMEYIPSFIARKHGTEEIVYDLDANEEYLAETYGITVYQEQVMLLSQKLADFTKGEADVLRKAMGKKQKHVLDKMKPKFIEQASAKGHAVDKLEKIWKDWEAFAAYAFNKSHSTCYAWIAYQTAYCKAHYPAEYMAAVLSNNMNDIKQVTFFMEECKRMGLEVLGPDVNESYYKFAVNDAGAVRFGMGAVKGVGRGAVETIVENRKEEGEYKSVFDFAKRIDLRAANKKAFESLAVAGGFDSFGDTHRAQYFHNEGDGVTFLEKTIKYGAKFQESENSSQVSLFGDASEVQIPEPEVPPCEEWGTMEKLRREKEVVGIYISGHPLDDFKTEVKAFCNANIACVHDLPSYVNRELTFAAVITDVQHRVSKNGKGWAAFTMEDYTDSYEFRIFGEEYLKFRHFLMINSFAYVKLFVRDGWMNKDTGKKGDPRVQFNSFMLLQEVMETYAKKLTIKLNIANLKEENVRTLKDTFTNHKGEHNVNFIVYEMQEKIKVTLNSRKQKVNISTELLQLLEKQDVHFKLN; this is encoded by the coding sequence ATGTACCTCATCTTTGATACCGAAACCACCGGTCTTCCAAAAAAATGGAATGCCCCTATTACCGACACTGACAACTGGCCGCGTTGTATTCAGATAGCCTGGCAGTTGCATGACGAAATGGGAAAATGCATTGAGCATGAAGATTATCTGGTTCGCCCAGACGGATTCAACATTCCCTATGATGCTGAACAAATTCACGGCATCTCTACTGAGCTAGCAGAGCAAAAAGGTATTTCTCTATCTGAGGTGTTAGAGAAATTCAACATTGCCATGTCTAAAACAAAATTTGTGGTTGGGCAGAATGTAGGGTTCGATTTAAATATTATGGGTGCTGAATTTCACCGTTTAGGTGTTGAAAATCCGCTACAAGAATTACCCATTTTAGATACTTGTACAGAGCACACCGCAAAACTTTGTCAAATTCCTGGTGGTAGAGGTGGTAAATTCAAGCTACCTACATTAACAGAACTGCATCAATATTTATTTGGTGAGCCATTTGGCGAAGCGCATAATGCAACTGCCGATGTTGAAGCAACTACCCGTTGTTTTCTAGAGCTTATTCGTAAGCAACAGTATACAAAAGAACAGTTAGATGTTCAGCCAGATTATTTTAAGAATTTCTCTGAGGCGAATCCGAAAGAAATTGAACTTATCGGTCTTAAACATATTAACCTAAAAAAGGCATCGAAGAAAATAGCCGATGCACTTTGGGCCAAAGATACTGGCGGAGTTTCTCAAGAAGAAATAGAAGAGAATTTAGCGACATTAGAAAACGCAAATTTTTCACATTTACATAATCACACCCAGTTTTCCATCCTTCAATCAACTATAAGTGTACCTGCTTTAGTTGCTGCTGCCGCAAAAGCTAAAATGCCAGCAGTTGCCATGACGGATCATGCGAATATGATGGGTGCTTTCCATTTCGTAAACGGAGTACTAAACCATAACAAAGGTGTAGTATCTAGAAATGAAGCAAACCAAAAACTATTCGAAGCTACACAAAACGGCACTTTAGAAGAAGGGCAAGAACCTTTAACTGAACTACCGGAACCTGAACAAGAAATAACACCTATTATAGGTTGCGAATTTCAAGTCTGTGAAGATCACACCAACAAATCGCAAAAAGACAACGGGTATCAGATAGTAATGCTTGCCAAGACCAAACAAGGGTATTTGAACCTTGCAAAAATGTCTTCTATAGCATTCGTTTCGGGTAAGTATTATGTACCTCGTATCGATAAGAAAGTTATTGAGCAGTACAAAGAAGATGTCATGGTATTGACAGGTAACTTATATGGTGAGGTACCGAGCAAAGTATTGAACGTTGGTGAAAATCAAGCAGAAGAGGCGTTGATTTGGTGGAAAGAGACTTTTGGCGATGACTTATACATTGAGATCATGCGCCACGGTCAAGAAGATGAAGATCGTGTAAACCAAGTATTAATTCAGTTTGCAAAAAAGCACAATGTAAAACTAGTAGCCACCAACAACACTTATTACGCAGAGAAAGAAAATGCACATGCACATGATATCCTTTTATGTGTAAAAGATGGCGAAAAGCAAGCTACACCAATAGGTCGTGGTCGCGGCTATCGCTACGGACTACCGAACCAAGAATACTACTTTAAATCATCTGATGAGATGAAAGAGCTTTTTAAGGATATTCCTGAAGCTATCATCAATATTCAAGAAATTGTAGACAAAGTAGACACCTTTACATTAGCTCGTGATGTATTGTTACCTGCTTTCGATATTCCAGAAGAATTTCAGTTTAAAGAAGATAAACTAGATAACGGTAAACGTGGTGAGAATAAATTTCTACGTCATATCACCTATGAAGGCGCCAAGAAAAGATATGGCGAAATAACACCATCTATTGATGAGCGACTAGACTTTGAGCTTAAAGTAATTGAGAAAACTGGTTACCCAGGTTACTTCTTAATTGTGGAAGATTTTATTAGAGCAGCAAGAGCTATGGATGTTTCCGTAGGTCCCGGTCGTGGATCTGCTGCGGGATCTGCCGTTGCCTACTGTTTATGGATCACGAATTTAGACCCTATTAAGTACGACTTACTTTTTGAGCGTTTCTTAAATCCGGATCGTGTAAGTATGCCCGATATTGATATTGACTTTGATGATGAAGGGCGTGGTCGTGTAATGGACTATGTGATCAACAAATACGGTTCAAATCAAGTAGCACAGATTATCACTTATGGTACCATGGCTGCCAAGTCCGCCATTAGAGACACGGCTCGTGCTTTAGATTTGCCTTTGCAAGATTCCGATCGCATGGCGAAGTTGATACCCGATATGTCTAAGCTAAAAAAGATTATTGGGGTCGATGAAAAGATATTAAAATCAAAATTTAGGTCAGAAGATTTAGAAAAAATAAATGAGCTTTTAGCAATTTCTGAGGGCGATGGTCTCGAAGCAGAAACCTTAAACCAAGCTTATATTCTAGAAGGATCTGTACGTAATACCGGTATTCATGCCTGTGGGGTTATTATTACTCCCGATGATATTACCAAATTCGTACCCGTAGCACTTGCCAAAGATTCTGAGATGTACTGTACTCAGTTCGATAACTCGGTTGTGGAAGATGCAGGATTGTTGAAGATGGATTTCTTGGGATTAAAAACACTGACCTTAATTAAGGATACCGTTAAAATCGTGAAAGCGAAACACGGTGTTGAATTAGACCCAGAGAATTTTCCGCTAGATGATATAAAAACATACGAACTCTTCCAAAGAGGGGAAACAGTTGGGGTGTTCCAATATGAATCTCCCGGAATGCAGAAACACATGAGGGCGTTAAAACCCACCGTTTTTGCAGATTTAATTGCCATGAACGCCTTGTATCGTCCTGGTCCGATGGAATATATACCAAGTTTCATTGCCCGTAAACATGGTACCGAAGAAATTGTATATGACCTTGATGCTAACGAAGAATACCTAGCAGAAACTTATGGTATTACAGTATACCAAGAGCAAGTGATGCTGTTATCGCAAAAGTTGGCGGACTTTACAAAAGGTGAAGCCGATGTCTTGCGTAAGGCGATGGGTAAAAAACAAAAGCATGTATTAGATAAGATGAAGCCTAAGTTCATTGAACAAGCTTCAGCTAAAGGACATGCCGTTGATAAACTGGAGAAAATTTGGAAAGATTGGGAAGCATTCGCAGCCTACGCCTTTAACAAATCTCACTCTACCTGCTACGCTTGGATTGCATACCAAACCGCATATTGTAAAGCCCACTACCCTGCCGAATATATGGCTGCGGTATTGAGTAATAATATGAATGATATTAAACAGGTTACCTTCTTCATGGAAGAATGTAAGCGAATGGGCTTAGAGGTATTGGGACCAGATGTAAATGAATCGTATTACAAATTTGCCGTGAACGATGCTGGTGCTGTCCGTTTCGGAATGGGTGCCGTAAAAGGTGTTGGTCGTGGTGCTGTTGAAACCATAGTCGAAAACAGAAAAGAAGAAGGAGAATATAAATCGGTTTTTGATTTTGCGAAACGTATAGACCTTCGTGCCGCCAATAAAAAAGCATTTGAAAGTTTAGCAGTTGCCGGTGGCTTTGATTCTTTCGGTGATACGCATAGAGCACAGTATTTTCATAATGAAGGAGACGGAGTCACCTTTTTAGAGAAGACTATTAAGTATGGTGCTAAATTTCAAGAAAGCGAGAATTCTAGCCAGGTAAGTCTATTTGGCGATGCCAGCGAAGTACAAATACCAGAACCTGAGGTACCACCTTGTGAAGAATGGGGCACTATGGAAAAACTACGTCGCGAGAAAGAAGTAGTAGGTATTTACATTTCTGGTCACCCGTTAGATGATTTCAAAACCGAAGTAAAGGCATTTTGTAATGCCAATATAGCTTGTGTGCATGATTTACCTTCCTACGTAAACAGAGAACTTACGTTTGCCGCTGTAATTACAGATGTGCAGCATAGAGTTTCTAAAAACGGAAAAGGATGGGCAGCATTTACCATGGAAGATTATACGGACTCTTATGAATTCCGGATTTTTGGTGAGGAGTATTTAAAATTCAGACATTTCTTAATGATCAATTCCTTTGCCTACGTGAAATTATTTGTTCGTGACGGATGGATGAATAAGGATACCGGTAAAAAAGGAGACCCGAGAGTGCAGTTCAATAGCTTCATGCTATTACAAGAAGTTATGGAAACATATGCCAAAAAACTTACCATAAAATTGAACATTGCAAATCTAAAAGAAGAGAATGTGCGCACATTAAAAGACACCTTTACCAATCATAAAGGAGAGCACAATGTCAACTTTATCGTTTATGAAATGCAAGAAAAAATTAAGGTAACTTTAAATAGTAGAAAACAAAAAGTAAATATTTCGACCGAGTTATTACAACTTTTAGAAAAACAAGACGTTCACTTTAAACTGAATTAA
- the trxA gene encoding thioredoxin: MALEITDATFDEVVLKSDKPVVVDFWAAWCGPCRMVGPIIDEVSTEYDGKAVVGKVDVDANQEFAAKYGVRNIPTVLVFKGGEIVSRQVGVSPKKVYTDAIDAAL; the protein is encoded by the coding sequence ATGGCATTAGAAATAACAGATGCTACTTTTGACGAGGTAGTTTTAAAAAGCGATAAACCAGTAGTAGTAGATTTTTGGGCAGCATGGTGCGGTCCTTGTCGTATGGTAGGTCCTATCATCGACGAAGTTAGTACTGAATATGACGGCAAAGCTGTTGTTGGTAAAGTTGATGTTGATGCAAATCAAGAATTCGCAGCCAAGTACGGGGTACGTAATATACCTACTGTATTAGTTTTTAAAGGCGGTGAAATTGTAAGCAGACAAGTAGGTGTATCACCTAAGAAAGTTTATACAGATGCTATTGACGCAGCTTTGTAA
- a CDS encoding type IX secretion system membrane protein PorP/SprF, whose amino-acid sequence MKLSLYITIIIVVLIGTAEGFAQQDPQYTHYNYNTMTVNSAYTGSRGNLAIISLYRNQWVGVEGAPKTLTFGIDSPIGKYDGVGLSIVQDEIGPSSETYIDGNYAHQLVVNRKGDKLAFGLKAGVRFLSIDWSKGLYRDEGDVFLNENVNGKLLPSIGAGAFYYTRNAYIGLSTPNILTNTHYDEIQEAESVERIHIFLIGGYVFDLNPFLKFKPSFFVKHVVGAPLSADVSANFLMNEKLTLGVNYRWDDSVSALFGLQITPQLNMGYAYDFSTTQLTAYNSGTHEIFLRFMLKSSNRIIKSPRFF is encoded by the coding sequence ATGAAGCTTAGCTTATACATAACGATAATAATAGTAGTTCTAATTGGTACTGCAGAAGGATTCGCTCAACAGGATCCGCAGTATACCCATTATAACTATAATACAATGACCGTTAATTCGGCATATACTGGGTCTAGAGGTAATCTAGCTATAATTTCATTATATCGAAATCAATGGGTAGGTGTCGAAGGTGCTCCAAAAACACTGACCTTCGGTATAGATTCCCCAATTGGTAAATATGATGGTGTCGGACTATCAATCGTACAGGATGAAATCGGACCATCATCTGAAACCTATATAGATGGTAATTATGCTCATCAACTAGTTGTAAACAGAAAGGGAGATAAACTTGCTTTCGGTTTAAAAGCCGGTGTTCGATTTTTAAGTATAGATTGGAGTAAAGGATTGTATAGAGATGAGGGTGATGTATTTTTAAACGAAAATGTAAACGGAAAGCTGTTACCGTCTATTGGTGCAGGGGCTTTTTATTACACTAGAAATGCTTATATAGGGCTATCTACGCCAAATATTTTAACAAACACGCATTATGATGAAATACAAGAAGCAGAGTCTGTAGAGCGTATTCATATATTCTTAATAGGTGGTTACGTATTTGATTTAAATCCTTTTTTGAAGTTCAAACCTTCATTTTTTGTAAAACATGTTGTAGGTGCACCACTTTCTGCAGATGTATCGGCAAACTTCTTAATGAACGAAAAATTAACCCTTGGTGTAAACTATAGATGGGATGATAGTGTAAGTGCACTTTTTGGATTGCAAATTACACCACAGTTAAATATGGGTTATGCCTATGATTTTTCTACCACCCAATTAACGGCATATAATTCTGGTACGCACGAAATCTTTTTAAGATTCATGCTGAAATCTAGTAATAGAATAATTAAGTCACCAAGATTCTTTTAA